TGAAGCGCCGCCAGAACAGGGACAGGATGACGATCGGCCCGAACGACGCCCCGAAGCCGGCCCACGCGAAGGCGACGAGCTCCAGCACGCTGGACTCCGGGTCCAGGGCGAGCAGCAGGGCGACGACGGAGACCACGACCACGCCGGTCCGTCCCAGCCACAGCCCGGCCCGCGGACTGGCCTCGCGACCCACGAGCTTGTAGAGGTCCTCCACCAGGGCCGAGGAACACACGATCAGCTGCGAGGAGATGGTGGACATGACGGCCGCCAGCACGGCGGCCAGGACCAGGCCGGCCACGAGCGGGTGGAACAGGACCTGGGACAGGGCCAGGAAGACGGTCTCGGGGTCCTCGAGGGTCATCCCCGGGTTCGCCTGGACGTACGCGATGCCGACGAGGGCCGTCATGATCGCCCCGAGGGCGCAGATCGCCATCCAGGCGATGCCGATCCGCCGGCCGACCACGGCGTCCTTCGCCGAGCGCAGGGCCATGAACCGCACGATGATGTGGGGCTGCCCGAAGTAGCCCAGGCCCCAGGCCAGCGCGGAGGCGACGCCGACCACCGTGGCGCCGCCGAGCAGGGACAGGCGGTCGCCGCCGCCGGCGGCGTCGGCGGCCTGGATGGAGGAGACGACCTCGCCCCAGCCGCCGAGGTGGATGATCGCCACGACGGGCACGGCGACCAGGGCGGCCAGCATCATCAGGCCCTGGACCACGTCGGTCAGGGAGGCCCCGAGGAACCCGCCGAAGAGCGTGTAGACGATCGTGATGCCGGCGACCAGGAACATGCCGAACAGGTAGGTGGAGCCGAAGGAGGACTCGAAGAACTTGCCGCCGGAGACCATGCCGGAGGAGACGTAGAAGGTGAAGAAGACGAGGATGACCAGGCCCGCCACGATGCGCAGCACCCGCGTGCGGTCCCGGAAGCGGTTCTCCAGGAACGAGGGGATGGTGATGGAGTTGCGGGCCACCTCGGTGTAGGCACGCAGCCGGGGGGCGACGAACTTCCAGTTCAGCCACGCGCCGACCGTCAGGCCGATCGCGATCCAGGCCTCGACCAGGCCTGCGGCGTAGACGGCACCGGGCAGGCCCAGCAGCAGCCAGCCGGACATGTCCGAGGCCCCGGCCGACAGGGCCGCCACGGAGGGCCGCATCCTGCGCCCGGCCAGCATGTAGTCGTCGAGGTCCGAGTTGTTGCGGGCGGCGTAGAACCCGATGGCCAGCATGGCCGCGAAGTACAGGCCGATCGCGATGATCTTGAAGGTGTAGTCCATGGTCTCCTCGTTTCCGGGACCCGTGCCCCGTCCCGGCAGCGGTCAGGCACCGTCCGGGGAGGCACGGCTCGGGCCCCCGTGGCGGGGTGCCCGGGGTCACCCTGCCACGGGACGGCACGGATCACCAGCCGACGCCCCGGCCGCGCCGTTCCCCGGGCAGGTCCGTCCGCGGGCCTACTGCAGCAGGGTCTTGTCGTCGATCGTGGCGCCCTTGATCTTCTCGAACTCGCCGAGCAGGTCCTTCACGGTGCGCCCGCGCTTCTCCTCCTCGGACAGGTCCAGAATGATCCGGCCCTCGTGCATCATGATCAGCCGATTGCCCACGCGCAGGGCCTGCTCCATGTTGTGGGTGACCATCAGGGTGGTCAGCCCCTTCTCCTCGACGACCTGCCTCGTCAGCCGCGTCACGAGGTCCGCGCGCTGCGGGTCCAGGGCGGCCGTGTGCTCGTCCAGCAGCAGGATCTTCGGGTCCGAGAAGGTGGCCATCAGCAGGCTCAGGGCCTGGCGCTGGCCGCCGGAGAGCAGGCCGACCTTGGCCTTGAGCCGGTTCTCCAGCCCCAGCTCGAGGGTGGCGAGCTCGTCGGCGAACCGGCGCCGCTTGGCCCGCGTGACCCCGAGGGACAGCCGGCGGGACTGCCCGCGGCGGTCCGCGATGGCCATGTTCTCCTCGATCGTCAGGTGCGGCGCCGTGCCGGCCATCGGATCCTGGAACACGCGGCCGACGAAGGCCGCCCGCTGATGGTCCTGCAGCCGGGTGACGTCCCGGCCGTCGATCACCACGGTGCCCTCGTCCGGGGACAGGTCGCCCGAGACGATGTTCAGCACGGTGGACTTGCCGGCGCCGTTGGAGCCGATGACGGTCACGAAGTCGCCCTCGGCCAGGTCCAGGTCCACCCCGCGCAGGGCGCGGCGCTCGTTGACGGTGCCGGCGAAGAAGGTCTTGGAGACGGAGGAAACGGTCAGCATCAGCGCTCTCCCTGCTCGATCGTGGTGGTGGCGGTGCCGGCGCCCGGGGCGCCGGCGGCCAGGGCGGGGGCGCCGGGCGTCTCGTCCACCACGGCCGCCTGGCCCGTGCGGGCCTTGGTGCGACGGCGCCGGCGGAAGAACGGCAGCTGCGGGACGACGAGGGCCAGCACCACGAGGACCGCGGAGATGAGCTTCATGTCGTTCGGGTTCAGCCCCGCCTCGAGGGAGAGCTGGATGACCACGCGGTAGATCACCGAGCCGATGACCACCGCGAGCGCGGCGACGAGGATCGTGCGCGTGCCGAAGATCGCCTGGCCGATGATGACCGAGGCCAGCCCCGCCAGGATCAGGCCGATGCCCATGCCGATGTCGGCGAAGCCCTGGTACTGGGCGATCACCGCGCCGCACATGCCGACGAGCCCGTTGGACAGGGCCAGGCCGAGGATCTTCTGGTTGTCGGTGTTGACGCCGAAGGACCGGATCATCCGCTCGTTGTCGCCCGTGGCCTGCATGGCCAGGCCGGTGTCCGTGTGCAGGAACCACACGAGCACGAGCGCCAGGACGAGGGCGAGCGCCGCGAAGGCGGCGATGCCCAGCGGCCCGCCGAGGACCCCGGCGGTGCGCAGGGGCGTGATGGCGGTCTCCTCGCCGAGCAGCGGGACGTTGGCCTTGCCCATGATGCGCAGGTTGATCGAGTACAGGGCGATCTGGGTGAGGATGCCCGCGAGCAGGCCGTTGATGCGGCCCTTCGTGTTGAGCAGTCCCGTGATGACGCCGGCGATGAGCCCGGCCACGAAGGCCATGACGATCGCGACGAGGGGGTCGATGCCGTTGGTGATCGAGATGGCGGCGACGGCGGCCCCGGTCGTGAACGAACCGTCCACCGTCAGGTCGGGGAAGTCGAGGATGCGGAAGGTCAGGTAGACCCCCAGCGCCATGATGGCGTAGATCAGACCGAGTTCGATGGCGGTCGTCATGGCAGCTCCAATGTGGCTGGATCGGGCGGTGCCGCCCCGGGGTCGCCGGGGCGGCACCGCGAAGGAGTCGAAGGGGACGGGGAGGAGGTTACTCGCCGACAGTGTGGTCGGCCTCGTCCAGCACGGACTGCGGGATCTCCACGCCCATGGACTCGGCCGCGGAGGGGTTGACGTACAGCTCCGGCTCGGTCTGGGTCTCCACCGGCATGGTGGCCGGGTCGGCGCCCTCGGTGAGGATCCGGGCGGCCATGTCCGCGGTCTGCTGGCCCAGCTTCTCGTAGTTCAGGCCGTAGGTGGCCACGGCGCCGCGCTCCACGGAGTCGCCCTCGGCCGCGATGACCGGGACCTGCTCGTTCCGCGCCACGCCGATCAGGGACTCCAGCGCGGAGACCACGGCGTTGTCGGTCGGCACGTAGAACGCGTCCACGTCCAGCGAGTTCGCGGCCTGCTGGACCTCGGAGGAGTTGGAGACGGTCGCCTCGACGATCTCCAGGCCGAGCTCGGAGGCGGCCTCCTTGGCCCAGTCGACCTGGACCTGCGAGTTGACCTCGCCCGAGGAGTAGACCACGCCGACGCGCTTGGCGTCCGGGGCCAGCTCCTTCAGCAGGGACAGCTGCTCCTTGACGGGGTTCGCGTCCGAGGTGCCGGTGACGTTGCCGCCGGGCGCCTCGTTGGAGTCGACGAGCTGGGCGGAGACCGGGTCGGTGACGGCGGTGAACAGGACGGGGACGTCGGTGACCGCCTGGGCCACGGTCTGGGCGGACGGGGTGGCGATGGCCAGGATGAGGTCCTTGTCCGCACCGGCGAAGGTGCCGGCGATCGTGTTGGCCGTGCCCTGGTCGCCCTGGGCGTTCTGCACGTCGAGCTCGGCGTCCAGCCCGGCGTCCTTCAGCCCGTCCTCGAAGCCCTTGAGGGCCGCGTCGAGGGAGGGGTGGGTCACGTACTGGGAGACGCCGATCGAGTACGTCTCGCCGGACGCGCCGGCCCCGTCGGACGCCCCGCCGCCCGCGCCGCCGTCGTTCCCGGAGCCGCCGCAGGCGGTCAGGGCGAGGGCGGAGACGGCCAGGAGGGCCCCGGCGCGGATCCCGGTGCGAGCCTTGTGGGTGCGAATCATCAGGGTGGTCCTTTCCACGATCCGGTCCCGCGGTGGCTGGACGCAGGCTGCGCCGAGGTGGGATGACCGGGGACGTTGGTAGTCAAGAATAGACGTGACGCACAACACAATGCACCATAAGACCTCCTGTCCGTGGAAAATCCGCATCCGCAACGCCGATCCGCAGAACTTCTGCTCGCCCTCGGCCCGGATTCCGGACCCCGCCGGGACGACTCGGCGCTCCCCGGGAGGACCCCGCAGACGATCGGGGCCGCAGGCCCCCCGGCGACTAGACTGTCCGGTGCCATGTCCGACGCCTCCGCCGCCCCCGCCGCGGCCTCCTCCGCGCCCGCTCCCGCCACCGCCCCGCCGGCCTCCGCCGTGCCGCCCGGGGACCGGCGCCCGCGCCTGGAGTACCCGCCCGAGCTGCCGGTCTCGGCCGAGCGGGACACCATCAAGGACGCGATCCGCGGCCACCAGGTCGTCATCGTGGCCGGGGAGACCGGCTCGGGCAAGACCACCCAGCTGCCCAAGATGCTCCTGGAGCTGGCCCAGGACCCGGACGAGCCCGCGGTGTCCGGCACCGGGATGATCGGCCACACCCAGCCGCGGCGGCTCGCCGCCCGCTCCGTCGCCGAGCGCATCGCCCACGAGGTCGGGACCCCCATCGGCACGGACGTCGGCTACCAGGTCCGGTTCACGGCCGAGACCTCGGCGGACACCCGCATCAAGGTGATGACGGACGGCATCCTGCTCGCGGAGATCCAGCACGACCGGCTGCTCTCGCGCTACGCGGCCATCATCATCGACGAGGCCCACGAGCGCAGCCTGAACATCGACGTGCTGTTGGGCTACCTCAAGCGCATCCTGCCCGAGCGGCCGGACCTGCGGGTGGTGATCACCTCCGCGACGATCGACCCGGAGTCCTTCGCGGCGCACTTCGCCGCCCCGCCGGCCGAGGAGGGCGGGGAGCCGGTGCCGGCCCCCGTCATCGAGGTCTCCGGGCGCACCTACCCGGTGGAGGTGCGCTACCGGCCGCTGGACCAGCCCCGCCCGCTGGACGATCCCGAGGACGACGCGGACGACGCCGAGGACGCGCGCGACCCGGTGGACGCGGTGTGCGACGCCGTCGACGAGCTCTCGCGCGAGGCCCCCGGGGACATCCTCGTGTTCTTCTCCGGGGAGCGGGAGATCCGCGACACGGCCGAGGCCCTGGCCCCGCGCGTGGCCGCGAACCGCCGGCTGGCCGGTGCGGAGGTCCTGCCCCTGTACGGCCGGCTCTCCATGGCCGAGCAGCACCGCGTGTTCTCCCCCGGCGGGCGGCGCCGGATCGTGCTGGCCACGAACGTGGCGGAGACGTCCCTGACGGTGCCGGGCATCAAGTACGTGATCGACACCGGCACCGCGCGCATCTCGCGGTACTCGCACCGCACCAAGGTCCAGCGCCTGCCGATCGAGCGGATCAGCCAGGCCAGCGCCAACCAGCGCTCGGGACGGTGCGGGCGCACCTCGGACGGCATCGCCATCCGGCTGTACTCCGAGGAGGACTACCTCTCCC
This genomic window from Citricoccus sp. SGAir0253 contains:
- a CDS encoding ABC transporter permease → MTTAIELGLIYAIMALGVYLTFRILDFPDLTVDGSFTTGAAVAAISITNGIDPLVAIVMAFVAGLIAGVITGLLNTKGRINGLLAGILTQIALYSINLRIMGKANVPLLGEETAITPLRTAGVLGGPLGIAAFAALALVLALVLVWFLHTDTGLAMQATGDNERMIRSFGVNTDNQKILGLALSNGLVGMCGAVIAQYQGFADIGMGIGLILAGLASVIIGQAIFGTRTILVAALAVVIGSVIYRVVIQLSLEAGLNPNDMKLISAVLVVLALVVPQLPFFRRRRRTKARTGQAAVVDETPGAPALAAGAPGAGTATTTIEQGER
- a CDS encoding ABC transporter ATP-binding protein, which gives rise to MLTVSSVSKTFFAGTVNERRALRGVDLDLAEGDFVTVIGSNGAGKSTVLNIVSGDLSPDEGTVVIDGRDVTRLQDHQRAAFVGRVFQDPMAGTAPHLTIEENMAIADRRGQSRRLSLGVTRAKRRRFADELATLELGLENRLKAKVGLLSGGQRQALSLLMATFSDPKILLLDEHTAALDPQRADLVTRLTRQVVEEKGLTTLMVTHNMEQALRVGNRLIMMHEGRIILDLSEEEKRGRTVKDLLGEFEKIKGATIDDKTLLQ
- the putP gene encoding sodium/proline symporter PutP, producing the protein MDYTFKIIAIGLYFAAMLAIGFYAARNNSDLDDYMLAGRRMRPSVAALSAGASDMSGWLLLGLPGAVYAAGLVEAWIAIGLTVGAWLNWKFVAPRLRAYTEVARNSITIPSFLENRFRDRTRVLRIVAGLVILVFFTFYVSSGMVSGGKFFESSFGSTYLFGMFLVAGITIVYTLFGGFLGASLTDVVQGLMMLAALVAVPVVAIIHLGGWGEVVSSIQAADAAGGGDRLSLLGGATVVGVASALAWGLGYFGQPHIIVRFMALRSAKDAVVGRRIGIAWMAICALGAIMTALVGIAYVQANPGMTLEDPETVFLALSQVLFHPLVAGLVLAAVLAAVMSTISSQLIVCSSALVEDLYKLVGREASPRAGLWLGRTGVVVVSVVALLLALDPESSVLELVAFAWAGFGASFGPIVILSLFWRRFNAAGAITALVVGTVVVFWWGNMPDEAWGGTFALYEIVPGFVLAAVAGIAVSLATHRRDPEIDAEFDEAVAVSRGAEPAERAVRA
- a CDS encoding ABC transporter substrate-binding protein, giving the protein MIRTHKARTGIRAGALLAVSALALTACGGSGNDGGAGGGASDGAGASGETYSIGVSQYVTHPSLDAALKGFEDGLKDAGLDAELDVQNAQGDQGTANTIAGTFAGADKDLILAIATPSAQTVAQAVTDVPVLFTAVTDPVSAQLVDSNEAPGGNVTGTSDANPVKEQLSLLKELAPDAKRVGVVYSSGEVNSQVQVDWAKEAASELGLEIVEATVSNSSEVQQAANSLDVDAFYVPTDNAVVSALESLIGVARNEQVPVIAAEGDSVERGAVATYGLNYEKLGQQTADMAARILTEGADPATMPVETQTEPELYVNPSAAESMGVEIPQSVLDEADHTVGE